The Dasypus novemcinctus isolate mDasNov1 chromosome 20, mDasNov1.1.hap2, whole genome shotgun sequence genome includes a region encoding these proteins:
- the LOC101426186 gene encoding LOW QUALITY PROTEIN: NUT family member 2G-like (The sequence of the model RefSeq protein was modified relative to this genomic sequence to represent the inferred CDS: inserted 1 base in 1 codon; substituted 1 base at 1 genomic stop codon): MNSGVSLYPGTALPIPSPIPGPPPPPPWGQHLPPSFLPGSSLQLPAFPRPQLVTGKGGLAPSGTGAEKIIIQIRKLGGPAEPPPTQPFVLPQMPHISSDPRILCGGARHAPPGILRASALEPLIPASAVGCTQSAEGGWTPGLPPQAPPPAAQLAPSIPPGNAFFRPQGASMERGPPSTQSKDDSWNPKRVYQNFXCWQCFKPMARRHIRLSPDAEALSCFLIPVLRSLAHRKPTMSLDEGLQRAVQEWRHTSNFDRMIYYEMAAKFQEFEIEEERQIRMLEEKNGFQCPSPPAPPNLHPQVPPGTVEGQKPVSNPKKSGSNAKVSRQRQCRQQRALKTKAPKEIPPEAVKEYIDLMDGLVGPLHSASEGEDGKPEEEEHGQQECDGIYADPDLLNYIHQLCAEEDFITKVEAVIHPRFLAELLSPEHMXDFLSLTEELQQEEGLTPIQLVEKRLLSLKDGEGMEAPPSYDTPELDTVPSTCKSSNGAETKADHGQLLGIQVSTGTLHWDGRADNSLDLPKDSAVSPRSQDDPQIIKKQMSYHHQHQRHSSLRFGSRDEVPLQETFPIRTKSKPADGSNEEEDEELPSLAFLLKPPHQLLPRGLVKSPLAHSAHHTSGIKRARGEYLSVSSLKRGHNQTPHPDAKSPNTALVEGPSSAGRKSHLIADFGAPGRQMLVLGASQSSQSQKRRCDQLLDPRKKKPRCGV, encoded by the exons ATGAACTCCGGAGTCTCCCTGTATCCTGGCACTGCCCTGCCAATCCCTTCACCCATTCCtggcccaccacccccacctccctgggGGCAGCACCTACCCCCATCTTTCCTccctggcagctctctgcagctgcCTGCTTTCCCCAGGCCACAGTTGGTGACAGGAAAGGGGGGCCTTGCCCCCAGTGGGACTGGAGCTGAGAAGATCATTATTCAAATCAGAAAACTAGGGGGACCAGCAGAGCCGCCTCCTACTCAGCCCTTTGTCCTCCCTCAGATGCCCCACATTTCAAGTGACCCAAGGATCCTCTGTGGGGGTGCTCGGCATGCCCCTCCTGGGATCTTGAGGGCCTCTGCTCTGGAGCCCTTGATCCCAGCCTCAGCTGTGGGGTGCACCCAGTCTGCTGAGGGAGGCTGGACCCCAGGCCTTCCTCCTCAAGCTCCACCACCAGCTGCCCAGTTGGCCCCCAGCATTCCTCCAGGGAATGCTTTCTTCAGGCCACAGGGGGCCTCCATGGAGAGAGGTCCTCCCTCCACCCAGTCCAAGGATGACTCCTGGAACCCCAAGAGAGTTTACCAGAACTTCTGATGTTGGCAGTGCTTCAAGCCCATGGCCCGCAGGCACATTCGCCTAAGTCCTGATGCTGaagctctttcctgctttctcat cccagtgcttcgGTCACTGGCCCATCGGAAGCCTACCATGAGCCTGGACGAGGGACTGCAGAGGGCTGTGCAGGAGTGGCGGCACACAAGCAACTTTGATCGGATGATCTACTACGAGATGGCAGCAAA GTTCCAGGAGTTTGAAATTGAAGAAGAGAGGCAGATTCGGATGTTGGAGGAGAAGAATGGTTTCCAGTGCCCTTCACCTCCAGCCCCTCCAAATCTTCATCCACAGGTGCCCCCAGGCACCGTGGAAGGCCAGAAGCCAG TGTCCAATCCAAAAAAGTCAGGGTCCAACGCCAAGGTTTCCAGGCAGAGGCAATGCAGACAGCAGCGGGCTCTGAAGACAAAGGCCCCCAAGGAGATCCCACCTGAAGCCGTAAAAGAGTACATTGACCTCATGGATGGGCTGGTGGGGCCTTTGCACTCAGCCTCTGAGGGGGAAGATGGAAAACCGGAAGAGGAAGAACATGGACAGCAGGAATGTGATGGAATCTATGCAGACCCGGATCTCCTCAACTACATCCACCAGCTGTGTGCAGAGGAAGACTTCATCACCAAG GTGGAGGCTGTCATTCACCCTCGATTCCTAGCAGAATTGCTTTCCCCGGAGCACA TAGACTTCTTGTCCCTAACAGAGGAGCTGCAGCAAGAGGAAGGACTCACGCCCATCCAG CTGGTTGAGAAGCGTCTGCTGTCCTTGAAAGATGGAGAGGGTATGGAAGCACCTCCGAGTTATGATACACCTGAACTGGACACAGTTCCTTCCACATGCAAGTCTAGCAATGGTGCAGAGACTAAAGCTGACCATGGCCAACTTCTAGGGATTCAAGTCAGTACTGGTACCCTACATTGGGAtggcagagcagacaacagcctgGACCTCCCTAAAGACAGTGCTGTCTCTCCAAGGAGTCAAGACGACCCAcaaatcataaagaaacaaatgtcTTATCATCACCAACACCAAAGACACTCTTCCCTTAGATTTGGAAGCAGAGATGAGGTGCCTCTGCAAGAAACCTTTCCTATAAGAACCAAATCCAAGCCCGCAGATGGGTCCAATGAAGAGGAGGATGAGGAGCTTCCCAGCCTTGCATTCCTCTTGAAACCGCCACATCAACTGCTGCCACGGGGACTTGTCAAGAGTCCCCTCGCTCACTCAGCCCATCACACCTCTGGAATCAAGAGAGCACGTGGAGAATATCTGTCTGTATCATCCCTGAAAAGAGGTCACAATCAAACTCCTCATCCTGATGCCAAGTCTCCAAACACAGCTTTAGTTGAAGGACCATCTTCTGCTGGAAGAAAATCCCACCTCATAGCTGACTTTGGGGCTCCTGGGAGGCAAATGTTGGTGCTGGGTGCAAGTCAATCCTCTCAGTCTCAAAAAAGAAGGTGTGACCAACTTTTGGATCCTAGAAAGAAGAAGCCCCGATGTGGAGTGTAG